GTCCACTGAAATTAGAAATATGTATAAAAATTAATGCAAAACATAGGAATTTTTTAAATTCTCTCGATTTTTGCTTAAAATTTAGACAGAAATTCATGCAAATCTTTAAAGATTTATTGTAAAAGGGGCATTCGACGTGCTTTCTATCGCAAGTTAAGCTAATAACACCTAGGAATAATGGACTGTGCACAAGTCGTTAGGAAAGTATCAGTGTCATTTGAAAAACATACACAAATTCTTTCGCCAGAGCAGCCATTTGAGGAAATATTAGAATTGGTACAGCCGATGATTACCTCCATTTTAGTAAAGTGCCATATTTACAAAGACTTTGAGTATTATCGTCATATTGCAGCTATTGCCGTGTGGAAAGCTTACGAAAATGCTGATCCTTCGAAGGGGCAATATTCTGCCTATATTTATACAACAGTGAAAGGAGAAATTTTGAAAGAACTCACGAAAGAAAGGCGATTTCAAGACAATATATCATTAGTGGCGGATGACACCTTGAACATTATACGTTGTCGTGAGGAACAAATAAATCGACTAGAAGAGTGCTCATTAGTAGAAAAAATAATGAATCAGTTAAAAGAGGAAGAAAGAAAGATACTGCAACTTTATTACCTAGAAGGTTATAGGTATGAAGAAATAGCTAAAGTACTACAACTATCAGTCGCCGCAGTCAAAAAAAGACGCACTAGACTAATGAAAAAACTGCGTAGTCACTTTTGTCAATAAACTAAATTACTACTAAAAGATAGTAAAAGTATGCTAATATCAAAATAAATTGAATATTAGCATACTTTACTAATTGCATACAAAGTCCAATTAAAATGCTATGATTTGTAAGAAGTCAAAGAAATATACAATTTTAAGGCCTTCGAAAATAATATGTAGGTATAGATACCTATCTATTTTGATTGTGTATATATTGATATGGAGGGTTAGTATTGGAAAACGCGCGTAATCATTTAATTATAGATAAAAGGGAGCTATGGTATAGTGCGATACCGCTGCTTCTATTGATACCTCTATTAGCTTTTAATAATCAGCTTATTACTATTTTTATAGAAGGAAGTATCGTCGATTATTTAAGATTG
The genomic region above belongs to Lysinibacillus sp. FSL W8-0992 and contains:
- a CDS encoding RNA polymerase sigma factor, producing the protein MSFEKHTQILSPEQPFEEILELVQPMITSILVKCHIYKDFEYYRHIAAIAVWKAYENADPSKGQYSAYIYTTVKGEILKELTKERRFQDNISLVADDTLNIIRCREEQINRLEECSLVEKIMNQLKEEERKILQLYYLEGYRYEEIAKVLQLSVAAVKKRRTRLMKKLRSHFCQ